From Bacteroidota bacterium, the proteins below share one genomic window:
- a CDS encoding response regulator transcription factor, protein MQPIRILLVEDEEHLLEAIKLNLELEGYKVVAATNGTEAVRVFRQERFNLVVLDVMLPELDGFAVCESIRLTNSTVPILFLSAKNAAEDKITGLKRGADDYMTKPFNLEEFLLRVQVLVKRSLTQEEKKEMTEVFRFGGNEVNFKTYDIITKDGTKTRLTKKEIALLKLLIERRNEVVSREQILETVWGYDIYPSTRTVDNFILAFRKYFEKDPKDPKFFFSVRGVGYKFASE, encoded by the coding sequence ATGCAACCGATCCGAATCCTGCTAGTCGAAGACGAGGAGCACCTCCTGGAGGCCATTAAACTCAACCTGGAGTTGGAGGGCTATAAGGTCGTTGCGGCCACGAATGGTACGGAAGCCGTAAGGGTCTTCCGGCAAGAACGATTCAACCTGGTCGTTCTCGACGTCATGCTCCCGGAACTCGACGGATTTGCCGTTTGTGAATCGATTCGGCTCACGAATTCGACCGTTCCCATACTCTTTCTCTCAGCGAAAAACGCTGCGGAAGATAAAATCACCGGGTTGAAACGGGGAGCAGACGACTACATGACCAAGCCCTTCAACCTCGAAGAATTCCTGCTGCGGGTACAGGTATTGGTCAAACGGAGCCTGACGCAGGAAGAGAAAAAGGAAATGACCGAGGTCTTCCGTTTTGGTGGGAACGAGGTGAACTTCAAAACCTACGATATCATTACCAAAGACGGCACGAAAACCAGGCTGACAAAAAAGGAGATCGCTCTCCTGAAACTGCTCATCGAACGCAGAAACGAAGTCGTTTCCCGTGAACAGATTCTGGAGACGGTCTGGGGTTATGATATCTACCCGTCTACCCGTACGGTAGACAATTTCATCCTGGCATTCCGGAAATACTTCGAAAAGGACCCCAAAGACCCGAAATTCTTCTTCTCTGTACGCGGGGTCGGATATAAGTTCGCCAGTGAATAA
- a CDS encoding T9SS type A sorting domain-containing protein: MRIPLYRIASLGLLALATWLFLSPSDRLHTRQEDEKESFSMAWHALQFLGNSAAYPNADIPPDAFAKAYQFYRENYSGRNFRITQVADWVSEGPTNIGGRTSGFAIDPVDTSVIWLGAASGGLWKSTSGGRGQNAWTYIPTGFPVRGVSTIAINPQNRLEMYIGTGETYSYGSTTHGFVYRPARGSNGIGILKSVDGGSTWTHSLNWLYQQTRGVWEIRINPLQPATVYAATTEGVFRSRDAGASWQPVLNELMVMDLALDPVDTNTVYAAVGNAGSPSHGIYRSTDGGDTWLRLSNGLPPDTTSGRIQLRINPLNHRSLIAVVGSLYETVGIFRSYDKGNTWNSIAGLTEILSYQGWYSTGLCFNAADTNAILFGGVWLYRSDLAGDFPQLVNNTYDIHPDLHGIHSNPLEPQKVYILTDGGLYRSGDFGETFEDCNSGYVTTQAYIGSVSLQDPTAVQCGLQDNNTIRSLGGGYWQPVVGGDGSFNAVDPDNDFIQYASLQFLNVFKSYDQGFSYNEQIISKPASAYGGNTAAFVAPFVIAPSNTNVLYAGADTLFRSDDAGFSFYAPGNRPINADAVSLAIAVSSTDPDVVYVTTAPTDVLPSGVWRSDDGGVNMLNVSAGLPNRYPRDIDVDPRDSRIVYVAFSGFGSGHLFRSSDGGANWTDISTTLPDVPFHCIQPDIDHPDTLYAGSDLGVFVSTDAGSTWDAFNQGLPDGAMVFDLKKSTADNSLLAFTHGNGVYRVSLGALPVGIDPTLQQPGFQLALMGNPVRDELLLRLGLGTTGTVQFRIFDLQGRLIDQSSMQGLPRGMQLVRLPAPKTSGAYLLEVSQHGKRRVVKFVSGW, translated from the coding sequence ATGCGTATCCCACTCTACCGAATCGCTTCCCTTGGCTTGCTTGCCCTCGCGACCTGGCTGTTTTTGAGTCCGTCCGATCGATTGCATACAAGACAAGAAGACGAAAAGGAATCGTTCAGCATGGCCTGGCATGCGCTCCAATTTCTGGGAAACAGCGCCGCCTATCCTAACGCTGATATCCCACCGGACGCCTTTGCCAAGGCTTATCAATTCTACCGCGAAAACTATTCCGGGAGAAATTTTCGCATCACTCAGGTGGCGGATTGGGTTTCCGAAGGACCAACCAACATCGGTGGCAGGACCAGCGGCTTTGCCATCGACCCGGTCGATACAAGCGTGATCTGGTTGGGTGCCGCCTCGGGTGGACTTTGGAAATCGACAAGCGGTGGGCGGGGTCAGAATGCCTGGACCTACATCCCAACCGGCTTTCCGGTCCGCGGCGTATCAACGATCGCCATCAATCCACAGAACCGGTTGGAGATGTACATCGGCACCGGAGAGACCTATTCCTACGGCTCGACCACCCACGGCTTCGTTTATCGCCCGGCGCGCGGTAGCAACGGCATCGGTATCCTGAAAAGCGTTGACGGCGGATCAACCTGGACGCATTCCCTCAACTGGCTTTACCAACAAACACGCGGTGTTTGGGAAATTCGAATAAATCCGTTGCAACCCGCAACGGTATATGCTGCCACGACCGAAGGAGTTTTCCGATCCAGAGATGCCGGTGCATCCTGGCAACCAGTCCTGAACGAATTGATGGTGATGGACCTCGCGTTGGACCCGGTCGATACCAACACCGTCTACGCAGCGGTCGGTAACGCCGGCAGTCCGTCACACGGCATCTATCGCAGCACCGACGGTGGAGATACCTGGCTTCGGCTGAGCAACGGACTACCGCCCGATACCACTTCGGGCAGGATCCAGCTTCGGATCAACCCGCTGAATCATCGCTCCCTCATCGCGGTGGTGGGAAGCTTGTATGAAACTGTCGGAATTTTCCGTTCCTATGATAAAGGCAATACGTGGAACAGCATTGCCGGCTTGACAGAGATCCTTTCTTACCAGGGTTGGTATTCGACCGGCTTGTGTTTTAACGCAGCCGATACGAACGCGATCCTCTTCGGCGGCGTCTGGCTGTATCGTTCCGACCTCGCCGGCGACTTCCCGCAGTTAGTCAACAATACATATGACATCCACCCGGACCTTCATGGCATCCATTCCAATCCGCTTGAGCCGCAGAAAGTCTATATCCTGACCGACGGCGGCTTGTACCGCAGCGGCGACTTCGGCGAAACCTTCGAGGATTGTAACAGTGGTTATGTGACCACACAAGCCTACATCGGATCAGTATCCCTGCAAGACCCTACCGCGGTGCAATGCGGCTTGCAGGACAACAATACGATCCGGTCGCTTGGCGGTGGATATTGGCAACCGGTGGTGGGTGGTGACGGCAGTTTCAACGCGGTCGATCCCGATAACGACTTCATCCAATATGCTTCGCTTCAGTTCCTGAATGTATTCAAATCATACGACCAGGGCTTTTCGTATAACGAGCAGATCATATCCAAACCTGCAAGCGCCTACGGTGGTAACACGGCTGCCTTCGTCGCTCCATTTGTCATCGCCCCTTCGAATACAAATGTCCTGTATGCCGGGGCTGATACGCTTTTCCGGTCCGACGATGCCGGTTTCTCATTCTATGCTCCGGGTAACCGGCCGATCAACGCCGATGCCGTTTCACTCGCGATCGCTGTTTCATCCACCGACCCGGATGTGGTGTACGTCACCACCGCCCCCACGGATGTACTGCCGAGTGGCGTTTGGCGAAGCGATGATGGAGGGGTGAATATGCTGAATGTTTCAGCCGGGCTCCCTAATCGATATCCCCGCGATATCGATGTGGACCCCCGCGACAGCCGCATCGTCTATGTTGCTTTCTCCGGATTCGGTTCGGGCCACCTCTTCCGCTCTTCGGATGGAGGAGCGAACTGGACCGACATCAGTACGACCTTACCCGATGTGCCCTTCCATTGCATACAGCCCGACATCGACCATCCGGATACGCTCTATGCGGGCTCGGACCTCGGAGTTTTCGTATCAACTGACGCGGGAAGCACTTGGGATGCGTTCAATCAGGGATTACCCGACGGTGCCATGGTATTCGACCTGAAAAAATCAACGGCCGACAACAGCCTGCTCGCCTTCACGCACGGGAACGGTGTTTACCGGGTCAGTCTTGGAGCCTTACCTGTTGGCATTGATCCAACTTTGCAGCAACCGGGCTTCCAGCTTGCACTGATGGGCAACCCGGTACGCGATGAACTTTTACTCCGACTCGGCCTGGGTACCACAGGAACAGTTCAATTCAGGATATTCGATCTGCAAGGTCGCCTGATCGATCAGTCTTCCATGCAGGGACTTCCCCGGGGAATGCAACTGGTCAGGCTGCCAGCCCCGAAAACCAGCGGCGCCTACCTGTTGGAAGTGTCCCAACATGGCAAGCGCCGCGTCGTGAAATTCGTATCGGGTTGGTGA
- a CDS encoding YkgJ family cysteine cluster protein, giving the protein MSKPIRYLRKSNKNKKRVKTLATFLRGLSRRKLRGLDGLAMALHKEAFKKIDCLDCAHCCKVMTPTFKPADIKRISKHLGMTYQEYQGKYLYKDETGDWMNTKTPCQHLRKDNKCAIYPVRPKDCSEFPHTQNREFKAYIASTHIQNIEYCPATLHVVERMHQLIIEQGKKNLSAADVKVKQAVPVGYPY; this is encoded by the coding sequence ATGTCAAAACCCATCCGGTATCTACGTAAGAGCAATAAGAACAAGAAGCGTGTAAAAACACTCGCAACCTTTCTACGCGGTTTATCACGAAGAAAGCTGCGCGGGCTTGATGGTCTGGCCATGGCCCTGCATAAGGAGGCTTTCAAGAAGATCGACTGCCTGGATTGCGCGCATTGCTGCAAGGTCATGACGCCGACCTTCAAACCTGCCGACATCAAGCGCATCTCCAAGCACCTGGGTATGACCTACCAGGAGTACCAGGGCAAGTATCTCTACAAGGATGAAACCGGCGACTGGATGAACACCAAAACCCCTTGCCAACATCTTCGCAAGGATAACAAGTGTGCCATCTATCCGGTGCGTCCGAAAGATTGCAGTGAATTTCCGCATACCCAGAACCGGGAATTCAAGGCCTATATCGCCTCCACGCACATTCAGAATATCGAATACTGTCCGGCAACACTACATGTGGTAGAGCGAATGCATCAGCTCATCATCGAGCAGGGAAAGAAGAATCTCTCCGCTGCCGACGTTAAAGTAAAGCAAGCGGTGCCGGTCGGTTATCCTTACTGA
- a CDS encoding carboxypeptidase-like regulatory domain-containing protein, translating to MKRSVSIYWLVIGWLLCLPAIAKGGMITGKITDEHAQPLPFVSVYLEGTTQGTTSNIEGDYKLELAPGTYRLVYRMIGYRQQVEEIRLGQETVRRDIRLLPESYKLKEVTINAAAEDPAYAIIRQAQAKRSYYQDEVKAFRCESYVKSTQRLTSYPKRFFGQPVDIGPLVDSASGIMYLSESVSKIAYRQPGGVKEEMLSSIVSGDPRAYSFNRGADLQRINFYSALLDFGGLVPRGIVSPIAPSAMLFYRFKLEGTFVENGQLINKISVIPRRPNDPVFTGDIFIVENSWRIHSADLYITRAQQMEFVDTFRVRQNYLPIGQDLWMPFNNTINFSFSFLGFVGRGQILGIFSNYQLQPEFAEKEFNNEVLKVNADANKKDSVYWAGTRPVPLTDDERHDYVRRDSVRQVVESKPYLDSIDRKNNKFKFNSILTSYTHSNSWKHRSWSIHSPVESISFNTVEGWNGTLRATISKEKSRDDAREWKLEGNLRYGLSNTHWNPSIHFYNLYNTKSQSSIHVYGGSEVLQFNRNNPITPLTNALYSLYARKNYMKIFQQQYLRLEHRSELTNGFAAGVFLEYAHREPLRNTTDYAFKVAGKERKYTSNDPLNPVTDENAFPANDLLEVTLRTRFIFGQQFITRPEGKYIIGSDLPILRLQYRKAIPLDDLSPDFDEWRASLEDDMRFGLLGRFEYLVAVGDFLNSKRLYLMDARHFNGNKTWFSPFRISDFMNLEYYAFSTTGFYVEGHAEHHFGGFLLNKIPLIRKLKLNEVASFHYLHNDLVDQYVELGLGVEKLNLFRFQVYTSIAEGKRGNFGVVVGIRKPIR from the coding sequence ATGAAAAGATCCGTTAGCATTTATTGGTTAGTCATTGGCTGGTTACTTTGTTTGCCTGCAATCGCGAAGGGTGGAATGATCACCGGTAAGATCACCGATGAGCACGCGCAGCCGTTGCCGTTCGTCAGTGTTTACCTGGAAGGAACAACCCAAGGGACCACCTCCAACATCGAAGGGGACTATAAACTCGAACTTGCCCCCGGTACATATCGTCTGGTTTACCGCATGATCGGTTACCGGCAACAGGTAGAGGAGATCCGTTTGGGACAGGAGACCGTGCGCAGGGATATCCGGCTCTTGCCGGAATCCTATAAGCTCAAGGAGGTCACGATCAATGCCGCTGCGGAAGACCCCGCGTATGCCATCATCCGGCAAGCGCAGGCGAAGCGGTCGTACTATCAGGATGAAGTCAAGGCATTTCGTTGTGAGAGTTATGTGAAATCGACACAGCGGCTGACATCTTATCCGAAAAGATTCTTTGGACAGCCGGTGGATATCGGTCCACTGGTGGATTCCGCCAGCGGGATCATGTACCTCAGCGAGTCGGTATCGAAGATCGCCTATCGGCAGCCCGGCGGAGTCAAGGAGGAGATGTTGTCGAGTATCGTGAGTGGTGACCCGCGCGCGTACAGTTTCAACCGGGGCGCGGATTTACAGCGGATCAATTTTTACTCGGCCTTGCTGGATTTCGGGGGCCTGGTCCCGCGCGGAATCGTGTCGCCGATCGCCCCTTCGGCGATGCTCTTCTATCGCTTCAAACTGGAAGGCACATTCGTGGAGAACGGGCAACTGATCAACAAGATCAGTGTCATCCCGCGCAGGCCGAACGATCCTGTATTTACCGGAGACATTTTCATTGTGGAGAACAGTTGGCGTATTCATTCTGCCGACCTGTACATCACCAGGGCGCAGCAGATGGAGTTCGTGGATACATTCCGGGTCAGGCAGAACTATTTACCCATTGGACAAGACCTGTGGATGCCGTTTAACAATACCATCAATTTCTCCTTTTCCTTTCTGGGCTTTGTGGGGCGCGGACAGATCCTCGGTATCTTTTCCAATTACCAGCTCCAACCGGAGTTTGCGGAGAAGGAGTTCAACAACGAAGTCCTGAAAGTCAATGCCGATGCGAACAAGAAGGATTCGGTTTATTGGGCCGGTACGCGCCCGGTTCCGCTGACGGATGACGAGCGGCACGATTATGTACGGCGCGACAGTGTCCGGCAGGTGGTGGAATCAAAACCCTATCTCGATTCCATTGACCGGAAGAACAACAAATTCAAGTTCAATTCGATTCTGACTTCCTACACGCATAGCAATTCCTGGAAGCACCGTTCCTGGTCCATTCATTCACCAGTCGAGTCGATCTCATTCAATACCGTGGAAGGATGGAATGGAACACTGCGCGCGACGATCAGTAAGGAGAAAAGTAGAGACGATGCCCGGGAGTGGAAGTTGGAAGGAAATCTCCGCTACGGACTTTCCAATACGCATTGGAACCCGTCAATTCATTTCTACAATCTCTATAATACCAAATCACAATCCAGTATCCATGTTTATGGAGGAAGTGAAGTGTTGCAGTTCAATCGGAACAATCCGATCACGCCGCTCACCAACGCCCTGTATTCGCTCTATGCCCGGAAGAATTACATGAAGATCTTCCAGCAGCAATACCTGCGGTTGGAGCACCGTTCCGAACTCACCAATGGCTTTGCGGCCGGGGTATTCCTGGAGTACGCGCATCGGGAACCCCTCCGGAATACCACTGATTACGCCTTTAAGGTTGCGGGAAAGGAACGGAAGTATACTTCCAATGATCCGCTGAACCCCGTTACGGACGAAAACGCTTTTCCTGCTAACGATCTGCTGGAAGTGACGCTCCGGACCCGGTTCATTTTCGGCCAACAATTCATTACGCGACCGGAGGGTAAGTACATCATCGGTTCCGACTTGCCAATCCTTCGCCTCCAGTATCGGAAGGCGATACCGCTGGATGACTTGAGTCCCGACTTCGACGAATGGCGTGCCAGCCTGGAAGACGATATGCGATTCGGCCTGTTGGGTCGATTTGAATACCTCGTGGCGGTCGGAGACTTTTTAAACAGCAAGCGCCTCTATCTGATGGACGCCCGGCATTTCAATGGAAACAAAACCTGGTTTTCTCCATTCCGGATCAGCGATTTCATGAACCTGGAGTACTATGCGTTCAGTACCACCGGATTTTACGTGGAAGGCCATGCCGAGCACCATTTCGGAGGCTTTCTGCTGAATAAGATCCCCTTGATCCGAAAGCTGAAGCTCAACGAAGTTGCCAGTTTCCATTACCTGCACAACGACCTTGTTGATCAATATGTAGAACTGGGGCTGGGCGTGGAAAAGCTCAACCTGTTCCGCTTCCAGGTTTATACGTCCATCGCGGAAGGGAAGCGGGGAAATTTTGGTGTCGTGGTCGGCATCCGAAAGCCCATCCGGTAA
- a CDS encoding energy transducer TonB — protein MKKVILLCSSLLLISAVFAQEPSQRVKAGFGTKVTQVKPEYPGGPDSLTSFLTNNLAYPAQAKTERIQGRVYIAFLIDRNGKLQNVRLLSGVHPLLDEEALRVVRSMPDWKPGTVAGKPTDVQYILPIDFIIPKPESKD, from the coding sequence ATGAAGAAAGTGATACTCTTGTGCAGCAGCCTGCTGCTGATTTCGGCCGTTTTTGCCCAGGAGCCATCCCAGCGCGTAAAGGCGGGCTTCGGTACTAAAGTTACCCAGGTGAAACCGGAATACCCCGGCGGTCCGGATAGCCTCACATCCTTTCTGACCAATAACCTCGCGTACCCGGCCCAGGCGAAGACGGAGCGGATCCAGGGCAGAGTTTACATCGCGTTCCTAATCGATCGAAATGGGAAACTGCAGAACGTCCGCCTGTTGAGCGGGGTTCATCCACTGCTTGATGAAGAAGCCTTGCGTGTCGTGCGCAGTATGCCGGACTGGAAGCCCGGTACCGTGGCCGGTAAGCCGACCGATGTGCAGTACATTCTTCCCATCGATTTCATTATCCCAAAGCCTGAAAGCAAGGACTGA
- the mqnE gene encoding aminofutalosine synthase MqnE: protein MAAYLEQHPVASPLKSIAEKVLRGERISNEEGLCLYDSGELGFLGALANHVREQKNGNTTFFNRNFHIEPTNICVFSCNFCSYSRLLKHKEEGWELSIEQMMDIVRGYDGQPVTEVHIVGGVHPRMDLDFFCELLSRIRAHRPDLHIKGFTAVELDYMFRKAKISVEEGLRKMQAAGLQSLPGGGAEIFDESVRAEICGDKCSSDEWLLIHRTAHRLGMHSNATMLYGHIESFANRIDHMDRLRRLQDETGGFNTFIPLKFRNKDNDMAHVPEVNVTEDLRNYAIARIFLDNFNHVKAYWPMIGRQTAQLSQSFGVDDLDGTIDDTTKIYSMAGAEEQSPALTTEQLVQLIRQSGRTPVERDTLYKVVKSFGEAPVIV from the coding sequence ATTGCCGCTTACCTCGAACAACACCCCGTAGCCAGCCCGCTGAAATCAATCGCGGAAAAAGTATTGCGTGGCGAAAGGATTTCCAACGAAGAAGGGTTGTGCCTGTACGATTCCGGGGAGCTGGGTTTTCTCGGCGCCCTGGCCAATCATGTTCGGGAGCAAAAGAATGGTAACACCACTTTTTTCAACCGCAACTTTCACATCGAGCCGACCAATATCTGCGTATTCTCCTGTAACTTTTGTTCTTATTCACGCCTGCTCAAGCACAAGGAAGAAGGTTGGGAGCTCAGCATCGAACAGATGATGGATATCGTGCGGGGATACGACGGACAACCGGTAACGGAGGTGCACATCGTCGGCGGGGTTCATCCGCGCATGGATCTCGATTTCTTTTGTGAGTTGCTCTCCCGCATACGCGCACATCGTCCCGACCTTCACATCAAAGGATTTACAGCCGTTGAACTGGACTATATGTTCCGAAAGGCAAAGATTAGTGTGGAGGAGGGATTGAGGAAAATGCAGGCAGCCGGTTTGCAGTCACTCCCGGGAGGCGGCGCCGAGATCTTCGATGAATCCGTACGGGCAGAGATTTGTGGCGACAAATGTTCCTCCGACGAATGGTTACTGATCCATCGTACCGCTCATCGGCTGGGTATGCATAGCAATGCGACCATGTTATACGGCCATATCGAATCGTTTGCCAACCGGATCGACCACATGGACCGGTTGCGCCGCCTGCAGGATGAAACCGGCGGGTTCAACACCTTCATTCCGCTGAAGTTCCGGAACAAGGACAACGACATGGCGCATGTCCCTGAGGTGAACGTAACGGAAGATCTCCGCAACTATGCCATCGCCCGCATCTTCCTGGATAATTTCAATCATGTGAAGGCTTACTGGCCGATGATCGGTCGCCAGACGGCGCAGTTGTCGCAATCCTTCGGCGTAGATGATCTGGACGGAACGATCGACGATACCACGAAGATCTATTCCATGGCCGGCGCGGAAGAACAATCGCCCGCGTTGACAACCGAACAACTGGTCCAATTGATCCGACAGAGTGGAAGAACACCGGTAGAGCGTGACACGCTCTATAAGGTGGTGAAGTCGTTCGGAGAAGCGCCCGTTATCGTCTAA
- a CDS encoding fibronectin type III domain-containing protein → MKKTLLALFMGAWMSFGAFAQNTPHRICGTIDLLNQQLASDPGMAARMQAVENQTAEYVRTHAHNNQAESVITIPVVFHIVYNTTAQNITDAKCIAQLNQLNLDYARLNADASSTPAAFQGVAANTGIQFCLAQRDPNGNATTGIERRQTTVTSFSTNDNVKRYANGGLDAWSSSSYLNIWVCNLSGGVLGYAQFPGSAAATDGVVLLYSSVGSVASPGTASPYNLGRTATHEVGHWLNLRHIWGDDGSGCSGSDQVSDTPNQASEKYGCPSYPSTDACTSTSPGIMFMNYMDYTDDACMNMFTAGQSSRMNALFATGGARVSLLTSLGCTPPSGGGSCGTPSGLASSSITTTSATVSWAAVSGASSYNVQYRVNGTTTWTTVTSTTNSRSLTGLSANTTYQYQIQAVCSGTSGTYSSISTFTTATATTCGTPASLTSSSVTTTSATVSWGAVSGASSYNVQYRVNGTTTWTTVTSTTNSRSLTGLTANTTYQYQVQAVCSGVSGSYSSIATFTTQATSGCTDIWESNNTISTAKTISTNTDITGQISSTTDKDYFKFTTTSPNTYIRINLTNLPADFDIRLYNSSGTQLAISQNGSTTSEQIIRNTTTAATYYIQVYGYNGANSTTVCYNLRVNVGSTAFRLGDSAEDQLEPVANFNDFVLFPNPAKDQVNLTFNSGVNEVVSVRVMDMVGKVARQLNLAVEQGDNKFSIDVADFSKGIYFVELTNGNERIVKKMIIER, encoded by the coding sequence ATGAAGAAAACACTACTCGCCCTGTTCATGGGTGCATGGATGTCTTTTGGCGCGTTTGCCCAAAACACACCCCATCGTATCTGCGGCACGATAGATCTCCTGAATCAGCAACTGGCGTCTGACCCCGGGATGGCCGCGCGAATGCAGGCGGTCGAGAATCAGACTGCCGAATACGTGCGCACCCACGCTCACAACAACCAAGCGGAATCGGTCATCACGATCCCGGTTGTATTCCACATTGTGTACAATACCACCGCGCAAAATATTACGGACGCGAAGTGCATCGCCCAGCTCAACCAGCTTAACCTGGACTATGCCCGCCTGAATGCGGACGCATCCAGCACGCCGGCGGCTTTTCAGGGTGTTGCAGCCAATACGGGCATTCAGTTCTGCCTGGCACAGCGCGACCCGAACGGCAATGCTACCACCGGTATTGAGCGCCGCCAGACAACGGTGACCTCCTTCTCGACCAACGACAACGTGAAGCGGTACGCAAATGGTGGTTTGGATGCATGGAGTTCCTCCAGCTACCTGAACATCTGGGTGTGTAACCTGAGCGGCGGAGTTCTTGGCTATGCTCAATTCCCGGGAAGTGCCGCAGCAACCGACGGTGTGGTGCTCCTCTACTCATCCGTAGGTAGCGTAGCCAGCCCTGGCACTGCTTCGCCTTACAACCTGGGTCGTACAGCTACCCATGAAGTTGGTCACTGGCTCAACCTGCGCCACATCTGGGGTGATGACGGTTCTGGCTGTTCAGGTTCTGATCAGGTCAGCGATACGCCAAACCAGGCCAGCGAGAAATACGGCTGTCCCTCCTATCCTTCTACCGATGCTTGCACCAGTACCTCTCCCGGTATCATGTTCATGAATTACATGGACTACACGGACGACGCCTGTATGAACATGTTCACCGCCGGCCAATCGTCCCGCATGAATGCCTTGTTTGCTACCGGCGGAGCTCGTGTGAGCCTGCTTACCTCACTCGGTTGTACCCCTCCTTCGGGTGGCGGTAGCTGCGGCACGCCTTCCGGACTTGCTTCCTCTTCCATTACGACTACCAGTGCAACGGTAAGTTGGGCAGCGGTAAGCGGCGCTTCGAGCTATAACGTTCAATACCGTGTAAACGGTACCACCACCTGGACCACCGTAACCAGCACGACCAACTCGCGCTCACTCACCGGCCTTTCCGCTAATACCACTTATCAGTACCAGATTCAAGCGGTTTGCTCCGGTACATCGGGCACCTATTCGAGCATCAGCACCTTCACAACGGCAACGGCTACCACCTGCGGCACGCCAGCCAGCCTGACTTCTTCGTCGGTCACCACCACTTCAGCTACCGTTAGCTGGGGTGCCGTAAGCGGAGCTTCCAGCTACAATGTCCAATACCGTGTGAACGGTACCACCACCTGGACTACCGTGACGAGCACCACGAACTCGCGATCACTCACCGGACTCACCGCCAATACGACCTACCAGTATCAGGTTCAAGCGGTCTGCAGTGGCGTAAGTGGTTCTTATTCTTCGATCGCTACGTTCACCACGCAGGCAACCAGCGGCTGCACCGACATCTGGGAATCCAACAATACCATCAGCACGGCTAAAACGATCTCGACCAATACCGATATCACCGGACAGATCAGCTCGACAACGGACAAAGATTATTTCAAGTTCACCACGACGAGCCCGAACACTTACATCCGCATTAATCTTACCAACCTGCCGGCCGATTTCGATATCCGTCTTTACAACAGTTCGGGTACGCAATTGGCGATCTCGCAGAACGGCAGCACCACCAGCGAACAGATCATTCGCAACACGACCACTGCCGCTACTTATTACATCCAGGTTTACGGATACAATGGCGCTAATAGCACCACCGTTTGCTATAACCTGCGTGTGAATGTCGGCAGTACGGCCTTCCGTCTGGGCGACAGCGCCGAGGACCAGTTGGAGCCTGTGGCCAATTTCAATGATTTCGTACTCTTCCCGAACCCGGCAAAAGACCAGGTCAACCTGACCTTCAATTCCGGTGTCAACGAAGTGGTGAGCGTACGCGTCATGGATATGGTCGGCAAAGTAGCCCGTCAGCTCAACCTCGCTGTCGAACAGGGCGACAACAAATTCTCGATCGATGTTGCCGACTTCTCGAAAGGAATTTATTTCGTAGAACTCACCAACGGCAACGAGCGTATCGTGAAAAAAATGATCATCGAACGATAA